A single region of the Enterococcus mundtii genome encodes:
- a CDS encoding type II toxin-antitoxin system RelE family toxin → MRKQYLVRYEKGAQKALKKMDKFQASLILSWIEKNLINTDNPRQYGKGLVANRSGEWRYRVGNYRIIADIDDEVITILIVQIGHRNDIYK, encoded by the coding sequence ATGAGGAAGCAATATCTTGTCCGTTATGAAAAAGGTGCACAAAAAGCATTGAAAAAAATGGATAAATTTCAAGCTTCTTTGATACTATCATGGATAGAAAAAAATCTTATCAATACAGATAACCCCAGACAATATGGTAAAGGGTTAGTAGCGAATAGGAGTGGCGAATGGCGTTATAGAGTGGGGAATTATCGGATCATTGCAGATATAGATGATGAAGTGATAACGATTTTGATCGTACAAATTGGTCATCGAAATGACATCTATAAATAG
- the relB gene encoding type II toxin-antitoxin system RelB family antitoxin has product MSNITFRVSDEEKAFMLAMADLNGMTVSELARTTLLETLEDQIDMDIYNKAMKDHKSLDESISHEEMKRELGL; this is encoded by the coding sequence ATGAGTAATATTACGTTTCGTGTATCAGACGAAGAAAAAGCATTTATGTTAGCAATGGCTGATTTGAATGGAATGACCGTTTCAGAATTGGCAAGGACAACTTTATTAGAAACGCTAGAAGATCAGATTGATATGGATATCTATAATAAAGCGATGAAAGATCATAAGAGTCTTGATGAAAGTATCTCGCATGAAGAAATGAAAAGAGAACTAGGATTATGA